GCGGCCCGGGTTTTGGAGCGCTGGGGCGTTGAGACGCTCCGGTGGGAAAAACGAATCGCCGCCAAGCACATCTTCACCCATGTGGAGTGGCACATGACCGGCTATGTGCTGCTCTGCCGGCCCTCCGGCCCTGCGGATTTCTGCTGGGCAGAGGGACGGGACTTTGCCGATAAGACAGTGCCCACGGCCTTTGCCCGGTTCCGGGACGAGGCGCTGGAACATTTAGAGAGACAGGGGAGGATCAAGTGAGTATGGCGGTTTGGGAAAAAGAGCGGGAGCCCTGGGACGAGCCCCGTAGAAGTCCGCCCAAAGAGGAAAAATTACCCCAGTGCTGCCCCTGGTGCGGCGGCGAAATGAGCCTGGGCCATCTTCTGGCCAAGGGCGGCGGCGCCGTCTGGTGGGTGCGGGGGGAGATCGAGTGGAAGAGCAAGCTGATCGGACCGGACCCCAATCAATCGCTGCGGGTGGATGACGAGGGAGTACTCTTTACGTACAAGACCGCCTGGTACTGCCCCAAGTGCGAGAAGATGACCATCGACGCCGTCGGGATGAGCCCGCCCTACGGCTCCGGAGAGTATAGCCGAAAAGAGGATTGAGCATGGCGCAGCTTTACTTCAAATACGGGGCCATGGGGTCCAGCAAGACCGCCAACGCCCTGATGGTACATTACAATTACGACGAGCGGGGGCAGAAGGCCCTGCTGGTGAAGCCCCGGCTGGACAGCAGGGGCGGAGATCATATGGTGGTCTCCCGCATCGGTCTGAGCCATCCCTGCGTCTACTTTGACGAGCTGGAGGCCATGGGGGAGGCGGAGCTGGAGGAGTTTGCCTGCATCATCGTGGACGAGGCCCAGTTCCTCAGCCGGGAGGAGGTCCGCCATCTGGTGCACCTTGTGGACGATCTGGACATCCCGGTGATCTGCTATGGGCTGCGCTCGGACTTCAAGGGAGAGCTTTTTCCCGGCAGCTATGAGCTGCTGGTGATGGCCGACAAGATTGAAGAGGTGAAGACCATCTGCTGGTGCGGCCGGAAGGCCACCTTCAACGCCCGCTTTGACGCGCAGGGCCATGTGCTCAAGGAAGGGGAACAGGTGGTGATAGGCGCGGGAGAGAAGTACACCAGCCTCTGCCGCCGCCACTGGAGGGAAGGCAATCTGGGCCCGGGATTTCAGGTGAAGAGAGATGATCTGTGACATTTGCCCCCGCCGCTGCGCCGCGGAGCGGACGGTACATTCCGGGACCGGGGTGTGCGCCATGCCCGCGACAGTGCGGATCGCCCGGGCCGGCCTCCACTTCTGGGAGGAGCCCTGCATCAGCGGGGAGCGGGGCTCAGGAGCCATCTTCTTCTCCGGATGTAACCTGCGCTGCTGCTTTTGCCAGAACGGAGCCATCAGCGCCGGCGGATTCGGAAAGGCCGTTTCCACGGACCGGCTGCGCCGGATTATGGAGGAGCTGGTGTCCCAGGGAGCCCACAACATCAATCTGGTGACGCCCACCCACTTTACCCCCTGGATTTTGGAGGCGCTTCGAAAGCCCCTTGGTGTGCCTGTGGTGTGGAACTGCGGGGGCTACGAGACGGTGGAGACGCTGCGCACGCTGGAGGGAAAGGTGCAGGTCTACCTGCCGGATTTGAAGTATGCTATGGCGGAGATCGCACTGCGCTACTCCCGGGCGGCGGACTATTTCGACTATGCCTCCTCCGCCATCCTTGAGATGTTCCGCCAGACGGGCCCCTATCAGATGGAGGACGGTCTGCTGCGCCGGGGCGTGGTCATCCGCCATCTGGTGCTGCCGGGCCAGCTGGAGAACACCCGCCGGTGCATCGACTGGGTGGCGGAGCAGTTCCGCCCCGGAGACGTGCTCTTTTCCCTCATGGCGCAGTATACGCCCCAGCCGGACGGCCCCCGGGAGCTTGGCCGCCACGTGACGGCGGCGGAATACCGCGCCGCGGTGGAATACATGGAAAACTGCGGCATTGTGGACGGATTTACCCAGGAGCGCACCTCGGCCAGAGAGGAGTACACCCCGCCCTTTGACCTGACCGGCGTGTGAGCCGCCGTGGGAATAGAGGGGGAAAGAAGGACCGGCCCCGCGGCAAAGCCGCGGGGCCGGTTTTTAAGCTTCCCGGGCGCATGCCGCCCGGCGATAGCCGTCCCAAGCAAAGAGAGCGTCCTTCTCCTCATCTCCGTAAATCTTGTCGATGCTGCAGATATGGAGGAAGTGATTGCCGACCTCTACCGTCTGGGAAAGAGAGACAACAAGGGCGATCCTGGTGTCTGCGGGAATCTGGATGCTTGTGCCGGGGAGGGTGGT
This window of the Dysosmobacter acutus genome carries:
- a CDS encoding PF20097 family protein, whose amino-acid sequence is MAVWEKEREPWDEPRRSPPKEEKLPQCCPWCGGEMSLGHLLAKGGGAVWWVRGEIEWKSKLIGPDPNQSLRVDDEGVLFTYKTAWYCPKCEKMTIDAVGMSPPYGSGEYSRKED
- a CDS encoding thymidine kinase — its product is MAQLYFKYGAMGSSKTANALMVHYNYDERGQKALLVKPRLDSRGGDHMVVSRIGLSHPCVYFDELEAMGEAELEEFACIIVDEAQFLSREEVRHLVHLVDDLDIPVICYGLRSDFKGELFPGSYELLVMADKIEEVKTICWCGRKATFNARFDAQGHVLKEGEQVVIGAGEKYTSLCRRHWREGNLGPGFQVKRDDL
- a CDS encoding radical SAM protein, producing MICDICPRRCAAERTVHSGTGVCAMPATVRIARAGLHFWEEPCISGERGSGAIFFSGCNLRCCFCQNGAISAGGFGKAVSTDRLRRIMEELVSQGAHNINLVTPTHFTPWILEALRKPLGVPVVWNCGGYETVETLRTLEGKVQVYLPDLKYAMAEIALRYSRAADYFDYASSAILEMFRQTGPYQMEDGLLRRGVVIRHLVLPGQLENTRRCIDWVAEQFRPGDVLFSLMAQYTPQPDGPRELGRHVTAAEYRAAVEYMENCGIVDGFTQERTSAREEYTPPFDLTGV